From the Pangasianodon hypophthalmus isolate fPanHyp1 chromosome 17, fPanHyp1.pri, whole genome shotgun sequence genome, one window contains:
- the kdm6bb gene encoding lysine (K)-specific demethylase 6B, b, which produces MYHTEHQYSGRYSWDSFPSGGSSRASWAPGSSRHLPPPSRGSGGGYQSTLSHASGRNYHKAYNNRPPEFNRHRVHDHPRERGPNSRDRVTSWSWGSNQHQNPDRPTMNGYSSGCGGRVPNNQPPRYGGPHQQHRTPTADRWSPVASSRSFQSPSIKRPAPRNPSPSRDDCPSKRSKSVSSHQALHSKIKHPMPMNRPPLSHFPRTCSPPYRSDAQWSQSNKRQSASGFQESSQSNSRDHLHRIHPAFSSTLGGPGQDFHSSKSLKLGHLHSYGHQTHDHLGSHGTKGDWERSVPPSPANLTRVPYSPQHQPPAGPHWHPVPHASRGSPTPAWKDKQSSETRRSGLGPEEWQQLQGLKEGGRHHSTPKHTQLHCSPEGRSVRYGTTCGRASLSPSPEPGSSSQRLEGKKIRVSKHRAPSTYTKPSHSNHGGQESPIRRLDTDMLKHVETKKRHRERERKQERKGEEGADERKARLLRKLEAKKKKKERQEKRGHRERKGSHRKGGQSDRNTKDERKRARKAERNGIKKGEKDHLRREMSPQTPCESPSKSPDSAIFESPPPAAFTDTSLCIPKYTKHEEEEESSCDSDSSHTSGFILPSTPPLANQNHPLQCQSKDIANNITSESNNSLPSSEPTSPNTSSFGTQDKQLDQEDITSEPPASSEQELPLLDHSSGLEEKIPKPEEKNQHAPDLLPAHSNSMEDHLRLDPSASPPVLSWQGSPVSDLSEEEEDEAGANIAGVIRRPVLQPSPTHSSPIQDPEEIWKEPGHPMDLDYRHSDLAKLYGIAESLKVMEEEEDKEPLAEQQDSSTTTSQGPHLHDTDDIMATDSHKYTYRGGPFGRPPPNTTARVKYSSSLSLGPEIHHPEQHSPTSTSPRAVSPVAMPLTSLSPSISTSDLSKPDNNMQANEEKKEDRVVQKEGDDIIEAVESLKKPICTSLVKENEVKVLPSALSPATLQAKLAHSCEVLLNQSPSTLLSSEVNSGKEKSKSKLEKKKQGQGRDRKREQQKNQTTKTGSSDITEPSIREGRQHKKQKRNAKSEKQHCSSGSEPAKQLAKVCNKQEVVERKPTETAKEQRKGDKERAKAKEENKEEDAEMTKTILSSGNGSSTAPAVRVLSSVPLKELKIQLVKLKISGRQTFIASEFEQKRIPLKEISINNSAAEIIRACKDAKVQGRFRESYLLPSLSVKPVLNVESQIPREKLNPPTPSIYLESKRDAFSPVLLQFCTDPKNPVTVIRGLAGSLRLNLGLFSTKSLVEANAEHAVEVRTQVQQPADENWNTTGSAQTWPCESSRSHTTISKYAQYQASSFQESLQEEKDSEDEDEGESKTESESQTPSSSPSCTQNSEQKSFGKIIKFGTNIDLSDPKRWKSQLQELLKLPVFMRVSSTENMLSHVGHTILGMNTVQLYMKVPGSRTPGHQENNNFCSVNINIGPGDCEWFAVHEHYWQAISHFCEKNGVDYLTGSWWPVLDDLYRSNIPVYRFIQRPGDLVWINAGTVHWVQAVGWCNNIAWNVGPLNSYQYQLALERFEWNEVKKVKSIVPMIHVSWNVARTIKITDPNTYKMIRHCLLQSMKHIQILREQLIAEGKKICYQSRVKDEPAYYCNECDVEVFNLLFVTSENSSRKTYVVHCQDCARRRCSTLSGVVVLEQYRVEDLMNTYDNFSLAPAPCSK; this is translated from the exons ATGTATCACACAGAGCACCAGTATTCTGGCCGGTACTCATGGGACTCCTTCCCCTCTGGCGGTTCCAGCAGGGCTTCATGGGCTCCCGGCTCCAGCCGCCACTTGCCCCCTCCATCCAG GGGCAGTGGTGGAGGGTACCAGTCAACCCTGAGCCATGCGTCAGGAAGAAACTATCACAAAGCTTATAACAATAG ACCTCCGGAGTTCAACAGGCACAGAGTTCATGATCACCCCAGAGAGAGAGGGCCAAACAGTAGAGATCGAGTCACATCATGGTCTTGGGGTTCGAATCAGCACCAGAACCCTGACCGGCCCACTATGAATGGATACAGCTCAGGATGTGGAGGACGTGTTCCCAATAATCAGCCTCCAAGG TATGGAGGCCCTCACCAGCAGCACCGGACCCCAACGGCAGACAGATGGAGTCCAGTGGCCTCATCCAGATCATTTCAAAGTCCCTCAATTAAACGTCCGGCCCCCAGAAACCCCTCACCATCAAGAGATGACTGTCCCAGCAAGAGAAGTAAAAGCGTCAGCTCACACCAG GCTCTTCACTCCAAAATTAAGCACCCTATGCCTATGAATCGCCCTCCCTTGTCTCATTTCCCTCGCACCTGTAGTCCTCCATACCGCAGTGATGCCCAATGGAGTCAGTCAAATAAGAGACAGTCTGCTTCAGGCTTTCAA GAGTCTAGTCAGTCCAACAGCAGAGATCACCTCCACAGGATCCATCCAGCGTTCTCATCTACCCTTGGTGGCCCTGGCCAAGATTTCCACAGCTCAAAGTCCCTGAAACTCGGCCACCTCCACTCTTATGGCCACCAAACCCATGATCACCTGGGATCCCATGGAACCAAAGGGGACTGGGAACGTTCTGTACCGCCCTCACCAGCAAACCTCACCAGAGTGCCTTATAGCCCCCAGCACCAGCCTCCAGCGGGCCCACACTGGCACCCAGTACCTCATGCCAGCCGTGGTTCACCCACGCCAGCCTGGAAGGACAAGCAGAGCAGT GAAACCAGGCGCTCTGGTCTAGGGCCTGAAGAGTGGCAGCAACTGCAAGGGCTGAAAGAGGGAGGGCGGCATCACAGCACCCCAAAACACACCCAGCTCCATTGCAGCCCTGAAGGCAGAAGTGTTCGATATGGCACCACCTGTGGGAGAGCAAGCCTGTCCCCAAGCCCTGAACCTGGGTCCAGCTCTCAGAGGCTAGAGGGGAAGAAAATCAGGGTTTCTAAACACCGAGCTCCATCGACTTACACTAAGCCCAGCCACTCTAACCATGGTGGCCAGGAGAGCCCAATTCGTCGGCTGGACACAGACATGTTAAAGCATGTAGAAACCAAGAAGAGACaccgagagcgagagagaaaacaagagaggAAAGGGGAGGAGGGGGCAGATGAACGAAAGGCAAGGCTACTAAGAAAACTAGaggcaaagaaaaagaaaaaggagaggcAAGAGAAAAGGGGCCACcgggaaaggaaaggaagccATAGAAAAGGGGGACAGTCTGATAGAAATACAAAAGATGAGAGGAAAAGAGCAAGGAAAGCAGAGAGAAATGGCATcaagaaaggagaaaaggacCATTTAAGAAGAGAGATGTCTCCCCAGACTCCTTGTGAGTCACCGAGTAAAAGTCCAGACTCAGCCATCTTTGAGTCTCCGCCCCCGGCAGCTTTTACAGACACATCACTGTGTATTCccaaatacacaaaacatgaagaagaggaggagtcCAGCTGTGACTCTGACTCTTCACACACCTCAGGGTTCATTTTGCCCTCCACTCCCCCTTTAGCAAATCAGAACCATCCGCTTCAATGTCAATCAAAGGACATTGCTAATAACATAACCTCAGAAAGTAACAACAGCCTGCCATCCTCTGAGCCTACAAGTCCAAACACCAGCAGTTTTGGGACTCAAGACAAGCAGCTTGACCAGGAGGACATTACCTCTGAACCCCCTGCTAGCAGTGAGCAGGAGTTGCCACTGTTGGATCACTCCAGTggtttagaggaaaaaattcCTAAGCCTGAGGAGAAGAACCAACATGCTCCAGATCTACTTCCTGCCCACAGCAATTCTATGGAGGACCATCTGCGACTGGATCCCTCAGCTAGCCCCCCGGTACTGAGCTGGCAGGGCTCCCCTGTTTCAGATCtcagtgaggaagaggaggatgaagcaGGGGCTAACATAGCAGGAGTAATCAGGAGACCAGTCCTCCAGCCAAGCCCCACTCATTCTTCTCCAATCCAAGACCCAGAGGAAATCTGGAAAGAGCCAGGTCATCCCATGGATCTGGACTACCGCCACAGTGACTTGGCAAAACTGTATGGCATTGCTGAGTCTTTAAAAGTtatggaggaagaagaagacaaagaacCCTTAGCAGAGCAGCAGGACAGTAGCACAACAACCTCTCAGGGACCACATCTGCATGACACTGATGATATCATGGCCACAGACAGCCATAAGTACACCTACAGAGGTGGCCCCTTTGGTCGGCCACCTCCCAACACAACGGCTAGGGTCAAATactcttcctcactctcactgGGACCAGAGATACACCatccagagcagcacagccCAACCTCCACATCCCCAAGAGCTGTGTCTCCAGTGGCCATGCCCTTGACCAGCCTTTCCCCTTCCATATCTACCTCAGACCTTTCAAAGCCTGACAACAACATGCAGgcaaatgaagagaaaaaagaggacaGAGTTGTTCAGAAGGAAGGTGATGACATTATCGAAGCTGTagaatcattaaaaaaaccaATCTGTACCTCTTTGGTGAAGGAGAATGAGGTCAAGGTGTTGCCCTCTGCCTTGTCGCCTGCTACCTTGCAGGCTAAACTGGCACACAGCTGTGAAGTGCTGCTGAACCAGAGCCCCAGTACCCTCCTTTCATCAGAAGTGAACAGTGGAAAGGAAAAATCTAAAAGCAAActggagaagaagaagcaagGGCAAGgcagggacagaaagagagagcagcagaAGAATCAGACAACAAAGACCGGCAGCAGTGATATAACAGAGCCAAGTATCAGAGAGGGAAGACAGCataaaaagcagaaaaggaaTGCCAAAAGTGAGAAACAGCATTGCTCGTCTGGTAGTGAACCTGCCAAACAGCTTGCCAAGGTCTGCAACAAACAAGAGGTAGTAGAGAGGAAGCCAACAGAGACAGCAAAGGAGCAAAGAAAAGGGGATAAGGAGAGAGCCAAAGCTAAAGAGGAAAACAAGGAGGAAGATgcagaaatgacaaaaacaatcTTGTCCAGCGGAAATGGCTCCAGTACAGCTCCAGCTGTTCGGGTTCTGTCCTCTGTGCCGCTGAAAGAGCTAAAGATTCAGCTGGTGAAGCTCAAGATCAGTGGGAGGCAGACCTTCATTGCCTCCGAGTTTGAGCAGAAGAGGATCCCGCTGAAAGAGATTAGCATCAACAACAGTGCAGCAGAGATCATTAGAGCCTGCAA AGATGCGAAGGTGCAGGGTCGTTTCCGTGAGTCCTATCTGCTTCCTTCTTTGTCTGTGAAGCCTGTGCTGAATGTCGAGTCTCAGATTCCCCGAGAGAAGCTCAACCCGCCCACGCCCAGCATCTAT ctCGAAAGTAAGAGAGATGCATTTTCTCCGGTGCTGCTCCAGTTCTGCACAGATCCCAAAAACCCGGTTACTGTTATCCGAGGCCTGGCAGGATCACTCCGACTca ACCTGGGTTTGTTCTCCACTAAGTCTCTGGTGGAGGCGAACGCTGAACATGCAGTGGAAGTGAGGACTCAGGTGCAGCAGCCGGCTGATGAGAACTGGAACACGACCGGCTCAGCTCAGACGTGGCCGTGCGAGAGCAGCCGATCTCACACCACCATCTCCAAGTACGCGCAGTACCAGGCCTCCAGCTTCCAAGAGAGCCTACAG GAAGAGAAGGACAGCGAGGATGAAGACGAAGGAGAGAGTAAAACAGAGTCAGAATCACAGACTCCATCCAGTAGCCCTTCCTGCACACAGAA CTCAGAGCAGAAGTCCTTCGGCAAAATCATCAAGTTTGGTACCAACATCGATCTTTCTGACCCAAAGAG gtggaaGTCGCAGCTGCAGGAGTTGTTGAAGTTGCCCGTGTTCATGCGCGTCTCCTCCACGGAGAACATGCTGAGCCACGTCGGACACACCATCCTCGGCATGAACACCGTCCAGCTGTACATGAAGGTCCCAGGCAGCCGcacaccag GACACCAGGAGAACAACAACTTCTGCTCGGTGAACATTAACATCGGCCCTGGAGACTGTGAGTGGTTTGCTGTACATGAGCACTACTGGCAGGCCATCAGCCACTTCTGTGAGAA GAACGGAGTGGACTATCTGACGGGTTCGTGGTGGCCGGTTCTGGATGATCTATATCGCTCCAACATCCCCGTGTACCGTTTTATCCAGCGTCCCGGAGATTTAGTGTGGATTAACGCAGGAACCGTTCACTGGGTTCAGGCCGTCGGCTGGTGCAACAACATCGCCTGGAACGTGGGGCCGCTAAACT cCTATCAGTATCAGCTGGCCCTGGAGCGCTTTGAGTGGAATGAGGTCAAGAAGGTCAAATCGATTGTTCCCATGATTCACGTCTCCTGGAACGTAGCCCGTACAATCAAGATCACCGACCCAAACACTTACAAAATGATCAG ACATTGCCTCCTGCAGTCAATGAAACACATCCAGATCCTGAGAGAGCAGCTCATAGCAGAAGGGAAGAAGATCTGCTACCAGAGCCGCGTGAAGGACGAGCCGGCCTACTACTGCAACGAGTGTGAC gtggaGGTGTTTAACCTGCTCTTCGTCACCAGCGAGAACAGCAGTAGGAAGACGTATGTGGTGCACTGCCAGGACTGCGCTCGTCGGAGGTGCTCCACCCTCAGCGGAGTCGTCGTGCTCGAGCAGTACAGAGTGGAGGACTTGATGAACACCTACGATAACTTCAGCCtg gctcCTGCGCCGTGTTCAAAATGA